Proteins encoded by one window of Bactrocera oleae isolate idBacOlea1 chromosome 4, idBacOlea1, whole genome shotgun sequence:
- the LOC106622817 gene encoding uncharacterized protein: MALSLSTRQAVSQMPSTAWPRQSQQHQRSPAAMQQSQQRASMHLRLQKQHSFSEANRTQPIGAGGGGHFLAARRTGSGYLTRGLSVDRSLESIRQKTAAAHEAQNKRISMRKSAKSGAVGLKGNKNATLAEGKFGYTRAGSTSSLLKSLDQELKQVNGQLGQRQRYSGNSACVPAKIEDQSEAESLSSESNTLLPPSEHQVKAANSSPTLKRHNSKVNLNIVLSHAINYKPTNGNESNTSDIESASEVTEHKRKTTTKARTLRTDLPARTLAPAVSTTAAATTTTTANETVQQRRAQFRSSRNVTLNTSTNLAASVPTANNATVVINQQEDVGAAPLISNTSGGAFNAAPSLIVQRRPPLVRAMSAPVRSRSLDENAKGVFAFQKRKLRRRKPITRNASVCEKNDDDVLFDLNGVNGKKPPISRTRSTLAVDVITLVSLVSSEGSDSEKEDSPPETGQRNIERSRSTGAPTLRKTGKSVSFQENYPPNFQLATKEYSHMIRRGSIAPLAARLRFNRPPTAPPVSIFMSEANGNNAMTTNTTENLEISNNGDSNANNVLDSTQNTAKGATELVCNDKQNEEYIYPEYVRTLKERECWKLYRKMSVKGVSVTYETVLRGMLTPTEFRQIQKQREIEEAKARALEEEKDATLEQQTPTSAVDRLTQKLLKK, from the exons ATGGCTTTGTCGCTTAGTACGCGTCAAGCGGTTTCGCAAATGCCATCCACCGCATGGCCACGGCAGTCACAGCAGCACCAACGTTCACCTGCTGCCATGCAGCAGAGTCAACAGCGCGCGTCCATGCACTTGCGTCTGCAGAAGCAGCATTCATTTAGCGAAGCCAATCGGACGCAGCCAATTGGCGCCGGCGGTGGTGGTCATTTCTTGGCTGCGCGTAGAACCGGTAGTGGTTACCTGACGCGTGGTCTCTCTGTGGATCGTTCGCTGGAGAGTATACGTCAGAAGACAGCTGCGGCGCATGAAGCGCAAAACAAACGCATTAGTATGCGAAAATCCGCTAAAAGTGGCGCTGTGGGATTGaaaggcaataaaaatgcaACTCTTGCCGAGGGGAAGTTCGGTTATACGCGTGCAGGTTCAACGTCGTCACTTTTAAAGTCTTTGGATCAAGAGTTGAAACAAGTTAACGGTCAGTTAGGGCAGCGGCAGCGTTACAGTGGCAATAGCGCGTGTGTTCCAGCAAAGATTGAAGATCAGTCTGA GGCAGAAAGTCTCAGCAGCGAGTCAAATACGCTGCTGCCACCATCCGAGCATCAGGTTAAAGCTGCAAATTCCTCGCCAACACTCAAGCGGCATAACAGTAAAGTAAATTTGAATATTGTGCTTTCACATGCTATTAATTACAAGCCAACAAACGGCAACGAATCCAATACCAGTGATATTGAAAGTGCTTCAGAAGTCACTGAGCACAAA CgcaagacaacaacaaaagcgcgTACGCTGCGCACCGATTTGCCTGCACGTACTCTTGCGCCAGCAGTGAGCACTACGGCTGctgccactacaacaacaactgccaATGAAACTGTCCAACAACGTCGCGCACAATTTCGTTCTAGTCGCAATGTCACACTAAATACAAGCACTAACTTGGCAGCAAGTGTGCCCACCGCAAATAACGCCACTGTAGTTATTAATCAGCAGGAGGACGTAGGCGCCGCGCCCTTGATTTCCAATACTAGTGGTGGCGCATTCAACGCCGCACCATCGCTAATCGTACAGCGTCGACCGCCTTTGGTGCGTGCTATGTCTGCGCCGGTGCGTTCTCGTTCGCTCGATGAGAATGCCAAAGGTGTGTTTGCGTTTCAAAAACGTAAATTGCGTCGTCGTAAGCCGATCACGCGTAACGCCAGCGTTTGTGAGAAAAATGATGATGAtgtactttttgatttgaatggtGTTAATGGCAAAAAACCGCCAATATCGCGTACACGTTCCACATTGGCGGTCGATGTGATTACACTTGTTTCGCTCGTCAGCTCTGAAGGTAGCGACTCGGAAAAAGAAGATAGCCCACCGGAAACTGGGCAGCGCAATATAGAACGTTCGCGTAGCACTGGTGCACCCACATTGCGAAAGACGGGTAAATCAG TTTCCTTCCAAGAGAACTATCCCCCAAACTTTCAACTTGCTACAAAGGAATATTCACATATGATACGTCGCGGCTCAATTGCACCATTAGCTGCACGCTTACGCTTTAACCGACCACCAACAGCACCGCCAGTATCAATTTTCATGAGTGAAGCAAATGGCAACAATGCAATGACAACAAATACCACAGAAAACTTGGAAATCAGCAATAATGGTGACTCAAATGCCAACAATGTCTTGGATAGCACGCAAAACACCGCGAAAGGCGCAACCGAGCTTGTATGTAATGACAAACAAAACGAAGAATATATCTACCCGGAATACGTGCGCACATTGAAGGAGCGCGAGTGTTGGAAATTATATCGTAAAATGTCTGTTAAAGGTGTTAGTGTCACTTATGAGACGGTGTTGCGTGGCATGCTGACACCGACTGAATTTcgacaaatacaaaaacaacgtGAAATTGAAGAAGCAAAAGCACGCGCTTTGGAAGAGGAGAAGGATGCAACACTTGAACAACAGACACCCACTTCAGCAGTAGATCGTTTAACGcagaaattgttgaaaaagtag